The Cellulomonas flavigena DSM 20109 DNA segment CGCTTCGCTTCCCGTCCCTGACACCGGGACGGCACCACCCGACCACTCCCGAGGAGACCCACGATGGCGAAGGGCTCGAAGAAGAAGAAGAGCGCGAAGGCGGTGAGCGCCGACGAGGTCACCGCCGCCGCGCGCAAGGCCGCCAAGGCCGAGAAGAAGGCGCGCAAGGCCGCCAAGGCCGCCGCCGCCGCGACGGCCGAGAAGGAGGCCCGGGAGGTCGTCGAGGCGCACCAGGCAGCCGCGAAGGCCGAGCAGGAGTCGGCCGTGACGCTCTCCGCGCTCACCGACCTCCTGCGTGTCGGGCCCGGCTTCCGGCTCGCGGACCTGGACGCCGCGGCCACCCCGGGCTTCGGCGGGTCGCGCACCGACGGCGAGGAGGCCCTCGCCGCGCTGGGCGAGGACCTGTCCGAGCTGCAGGAGCGGCTGTACGCGCACGGCCGCAGCGGTGGCGAACGGTCCGTCCTGCTGGTCCTGCAGGGTCTGGACACCGCCGGCAAGGGCGGCATCGTCCGGCACGTGCTCGGCCTGGTCGACCCGCAGGGGGTCGCGCTGCGCTCCTTCGGCGTGCCGACCGAGGAGGAGCGTCGCCACCACTACCTGTGGCGGATCCGCCGGGCGCTGCCGCCGGCCGGCCGCATCGGGGTCTTCGACCGCTCCCACTACGAGGACGTGCTCGTGACCCGCGTCGACGAGATCGTGGCACCCGACGTGTGGGAGGCGCGGTACGACGAGATCAACGCCTTCGAGCAGGAGGTCGTGGACTCCGGGACCACGATCGTCAAGGTCGCGCTGTGGGTCTCGCGGGACGAGCAGTACGCGCGCCTGCGCGAGCGCCTCGAGCGGCCCGACAAGCACTGGAAGTACAACCCGTCGGACGTCGACGTCCGCGCGAAGCGCCCCGCGTACGAGGCCGCGTACCAGGACGTGCTCGACCGGACGAGCACCGAGGTCGCGCCGTGGTACGTCGTGCCCGCCGACAGCAAGTGGTACGCGCGCCTGGCGGTCAGCGCGCTGCTGCACCGGGCGCTGTGCGACCTCGACCTCGGCTGGCCCGCCGCCGACTTCGACGTCGCCGCGGAGCTGGCCCGGCTCGACGCGACCCGCTGACGCACGACGGCGGGCGGGGCGCCCCGCGCCCCGCCCGCCGTCGTCGCACGTCACCCGCGCGCGGCCACGAGCGTCAGGACCCGCCGGGGGCGCGACGCTGGTGCGGCAGCCGGCCACGCGGCACGACGCAGTGCCGCACACCGTGACGGGTCAGCCCGCTGGCGCGTGCCGTGTGCCACGGGCCGAGCGCACCGACGACGTGCCCGCCGATCGGCATGACCTCCTCGGGCGAGGTGCGCGGCGCCGGGATCGCGCAGTGCGGCGGCGGGGTCGTGCGCTGCGTGGGCACGACCCCGCCGGCGAACGCCGGCTCGTGCACGACGAGCAGCTCCTCGAACGTGGCCCTCCCCCGGCGCGGACGCCGGTACAGCAGCACGGCGCCGCCCGCCAGGACGGCCATGAGCACGGCGGGTGTGACGTGGTCCTCGACCCGGACCACCCCTGTGGACGTGAGCGCGAGGCCGCCGGCGACCAGCACCGACGTCACGGCTCGGCGAAGAAAGGTGTACATCGTCGAACTCCTTGCCTCCAGGATCCGGAGCACCCCGCAGGGTGTGTGGGCGATGCGCGCGTCGCGCGTCGCTCCGGTCAGGCAGGGCTGAGGAGAACGTCGCGCGCGGGCGCGGCAGGGCAGGCGTCGTCGGTGGGGGCGGCGCTCGACGTGACGAGCACGGCGCGCGCCGGGACACCCGCGGACACCGGGGCGGCGTCCGGCCCCGCGCGCGGGGTCACCGAGCCCGTGCCGGGGGCGGCCCAACCGGCCTGCGAGGCGGCGGATGCGGGCGCCGGTGCGCGGTGCCGCGGCGTGGAGATCGCGACGTCCTCGAGCACGACGGCCCCCGGACCGCTGGCGACGTAGACGGTCGCCGTGACGACCGCGGGAGCCTCGGGCTGCGACCTGCCGGGCCCCGGCGCGGGCTGCCACGGCGTCTGCAACGCCGGTTCCGTGTCCAGCACGGGTACGACCACGGGCGGCGGCGCGACGTCCTCGACCTTCGGGGTGGGGGCGGGTGCGGCCGCCACCTGGCCACGGGCCGCAGGACCGTGCGGAGCCGGCTTGCGCACGGTCTCGCGCCGCTCGCTGGTGATGGTGACGAGCGCCGGGCCGGGCGCCGCCGTGGTGACGACAGCCGCCGTGGCCGGCAGCGTGA contains these protein-coding regions:
- a CDS encoding PPK2 family polyphosphate kinase, giving the protein MAKGSKKKKSAKAVSADEVTAAARKAAKAEKKARKAAKAAAAATAEKEAREVVEAHQAAAKAEQESAVTLSALTDLLRVGPGFRLADLDAAATPGFGGSRTDGEEALAALGEDLSELQERLYAHGRSGGERSVLLVLQGLDTAGKGGIVRHVLGLVDPQGVALRSFGVPTEEERRHHYLWRIRRALPPAGRIGVFDRSHYEDVLVTRVDEIVAPDVWEARYDEINAFEQEVVDSGTTIVKVALWVSRDEQYARLRERLERPDKHWKYNPSDVDVRAKRPAYEAAYQDVLDRTSTEVAPWYVVPADSKWYARLAVSALLHRALCDLDLGWPAADFDVAAELARLDATR